In Aythya fuligula isolate bAytFul2 chromosome 25, bAytFul2.pri, whole genome shotgun sequence, a single genomic region encodes these proteins:
- the RPL10A gene encoding 60S ribosomal protein L10a: MSSKVSRDTLYEAVKEVLQGSKTKKRKFVETVELQISLKNYDPQKDKRFSGTVRLKSTPRPKFSVCLLGDQQHCDEAKAVDIPHMDIEALKKLNKNKKLVKKLAKKYDAFLASESLIKQIPRILGPGLNKAGKFPSLLTHNENLVAKVDEVKSTIKFQMKKVLCLAVAVGHVKMTEDELVYNIHLAINFLVSLLKKNWQNVRALYIKSTMGKPQRLY, from the exons ATGAG CAGCAAAGTGTCCCGCGACACCCTGTACGAGGCGGTgaaggaggtgctgcagggcagcaagACCAAGAAGCGCAA gTTCGTGGAGACGGTGGAGCTGCAGATCAGCCTGAAGAACTACGACCCGCAGAAAGACAAACGCTTCTCCGGCACCGTCAG GCTGAAATCCACCCCCCGGCCCAAGTTCTCGGTGTGCTTGCTGGGGGATCAGCAGCACTGCGATGAGGCCAAGGCCGTCGACATCCCGCACATGGACATAGAGGCTCTGAAGAAActgaacaagaacaagaagttGGTGAAGAAGCTGG CCAAGAAGTACGATGCCTTCCTGGCCTCCGAGTCCTTGATCAAGCAAATCCCTCGAATCCTGGGTCCAGGCCTGAACAAAGCTGGCAAATTCCCTTCTCTCCTCACTCACAATGAGAACCTGGTGGCCAAGGTGGACGAGGTCAAATCCACCATCAAGTTTCAGATGAAGAAG GTGCTCTGTCTGGCCGTGGCCGTGGGTCACGTGAAGATGACGGAGGACGAGCTCGTCTACAACATCCACCTGGCCATCAACTTCCTGGTGTCCTTGCTGAAGAAGAACTGGCAGAACGTGCGCGCTCTGTACATCAAGAGCACCATGGGGAAGCCCCAGCGCCTGTACTGA